The following nucleotide sequence is from Flavimarina sp. Hel_I_48.
GGATTATCCTCTAAAAATTTTTGCATCATTAACAAATCATCACCGCTGGCGATATCTTCATTCCCAGTATAACCGCCTAGCCTAAAAAAATCTGATCTGCAGAAAGCAAGGTTGGCGCCATTGCACAAAAAGGGTTTTTTAATCCCAAAAGCTCCCATGGTTGCACCTTGTAAGCTTAAAAAATCAAGCTGCTGAAAAAGATTTAAAAAGGAAGAAGAGGTTTTAAAAAGCATAACTGGCGCAGCGATAAACTTTTTTTTATGATTTTGGATAAAACAGTTGAATTCTATCAGCCAGTTTTGAGGAACTATGCAATCGGCGTCTGTTGTGAGGATATAATCGTTCTTTGCATGTTCAATAGCCAATGAAAGCGCGGCTTTTTTTCCGCTTTTAGCGATTGATTTTTGGCTTAAAAGGATCATTTTAGATTGAAAAACGGCGTTTTTTTGACAAAATCCGGTAATTATTTCAACAGAATTATCCTTTGAATGATCATCTATAAAAATGATTTCAAACAAGCTGTCAGGATAGTTTAAAGCGCTTAGCGAATCTAAAAGTGCAGGTAGGTTTTCGGCTTCATTGCGGAAGGGGATGCAAATGGAAAAAGTTGTCTTTTGAATCGTTTTAGATGTTCGTTGGGGTAAAATTTTTAGAAAGCCAACGATCAATACTAGTATGATCAAACAGTAGATCGCAATTATTCCGGTTAAAATAGGGATCATAAACTAGAAGAAAGCTTTTATTAGCGGTATTTCTCAGCTTTGATGTATTAACTGAGATCAGTTCT
It contains:
- a CDS encoding glycosyltransferase family 2 protein, with translation MIPILTGIIAIYCLIILVLIVGFLKILPQRTSKTIQKTTFSICIPFRNEAENLPALLDSLSALNYPDSLFEIIFIDDHSKDNSVEIITGFCQKNAVFQSKMILLSQKSIAKSGKKAALSLAIEHAKNDYILTTDADCIVPQNWLIEFNCFIQNHKKKFIAAPVMLFKTSSSFLNLFQQLDFLSLQGATMGAFGIKKPFLCNGANLAFCRSDFFRLGGYTGNEDIASGDDLLMMQKFLEDNPDIVGYLKSKNSIVKTQAQTSWHQLINQRKRWAAKASKYKNRVAMLVSWAVFLANFAFILAIFYLKTSVFLTSIVLFKILIDFVIIALAASFFGKKSYLFGYLGSFLIYPFFTIYIAVSSQFQSFDWKGRGLRK